One Methanohalophilus mahii DSM 5219 genomic window carries:
- a CDS encoding amino acid-binding protein, with the protein MRVSMDIELKDTPGQLLCALTPISELRGNLKSIVHHHEERTPRGTIPVQLVFEAEPDNLDAIIEKLEENGIGISRVDEERLIEEGAVILIGHIVHTDIQDTIDSIDRTGYAEVVDISLSMPHINTTSSASLKICAVGIKELHEAISILKDVAEKKDLLVVEPIRAEFS; encoded by the coding sequence ATGAGAGTTTCAATGGATATAGAACTGAAAGACACGCCAGGTCAGCTCCTTTGCGCTCTGACACCCATATCAGAATTACGCGGGAACCTGAAATCAATTGTCCACCATCATGAAGAAAGGACACCAAGAGGCACCATTCCAGTACAGCTCGTTTTTGAGGCTGAACCTGATAATCTCGATGCAATTATAGAAAAACTGGAAGAAAATGGTATCGGCATCAGCAGAGTAGATGAAGAGAGGTTGATCGAGGAAGGAGCAGTAATCCTGATTGGCCATATCGTCCATACTGATATTCAGGACACCATCGACAGCATTGACAGGACCGGCTATGCAGAAGTTGTGGATATTTCCCTTTCCATGCCCCACATAAACACCACTTCATCTGCTTCCCTGAAGATTTGTGCTGTCGGGATAAAGGAACTGCATGAAGCAATCAGCATACTCAAAGATGTTGCAGAGAAAAAAGACCTGCTTGTTGTTGAGCCCATACGGGCAGAATTTTCCTGA
- a CDS encoding DUF5667 domain-containing protein, whose product MKKIILSVLLMFLLSGAVAAQTELPETGILPDSPFYGPKKVIERVGNVFTFGEEAKVDRALEHAELRLAEAEAMADKGKPEYIDDLTREYEENINKSTAIAASAQNSDDKEQLAERVSNATYQHIVVLDDLQERVPEQAKEKIADARERSIRGNQEALKALAQENPEKSAEIAMEVADNRLEKANESAENGDAEGVVEASEEYQKYARFGEEISDIAQEAGKDPSKANEIVAKATSLHLSVLEDVKQKVPEQARASIQDAIEQSEMGRESAKNELEERGISVPSISKDMNRSSGIDEEAGNNNEAANGTGSNTTVEDI is encoded by the coding sequence ATGAAGAAAATAATATTGTCAGTTTTATTAATGTTCTTGTTAAGTGGTGCAGTTGCTGCACAAACAGAATTGCCTGAAACAGGGATATTGCCTGACAGTCCCTTTTATGGTCCAAAAAAAGTAATAGAACGTGTAGGGAATGTCTTTACATTTGGTGAAGAGGCCAAAGTTGATAGGGCACTGGAACATGCAGAATTAAGATTGGCTGAAGCCGAGGCGATGGCTGATAAAGGAAAGCCCGAATACATAGACGATCTTACTAGGGAATATGAGGAGAATATCAATAAGTCAACCGCAATTGCAGCTTCAGCACAAAATAGTGATGATAAAGAACAATTAGCAGAACGTGTTTCGAATGCAACTTACCAGCATATAGTTGTACTTGACGATTTACAGGAAAGAGTCCCTGAGCAAGCAAAAGAAAAGATTGCTGATGCAAGGGAGAGGTCCATAAGAGGAAATCAGGAAGCATTAAAGGCATTGGCTCAAGAAAACCCGGAGAAATCTGCTGAAATAGCAATGGAAGTTGCAGATAATCGGTTGGAAAAAGCTAACGAATCTGCAGAGAACGGAGATGCAGAAGGAGTTGTTGAAGCATCTGAAGAGTATCAGAAATATGCACGGTTTGGAGAGGAGATATCAGATATTGCACAAGAGGCTGGCAAAGATCCTTCAAAAGCCAATGAGATAGTTGCAAAAGCAACATCATTACACCTAAGTGTTCTCGAAGATGTAAAGCAAAAAGTTCCTGAACAGGCCAGAGCATCGATACAGGATGCAATAGAGCAATCAGAAATGGGCAGAGAGTCTGCTAAAAATGAATTGGAGGAAAGAGGAATATCAGTGCCTAGTATATCAAAAGATATGAACAGATCATCTGGTATTGATGAAGAAGCAGGAAATAATAATGAAGCAGCGAATGGTACTGGATCCAACACTACTGTAGAGGATATCTGA
- the htpX gene encoding zinc metalloprotease HtpX, with translation MKNMLKTTILLATLTGLLVMVGSYWGTGGMLVAFAFAILMNFGTYWYSDKIVLKMYKAKEVTETEAPQLYRIVHNLAYNAGLPMPRVYIVETSMPNAFATGRNPEHAAVAVTTGIMNILNSEEIEGVLAHELAHVRNRDTLISAIAATIAGVITLVATWAQWAAIFGGLGGRDGEGNNIIGFLALVIVAPLAATIIRLAISRSREFAADSEGARISKNPRALASALSKLEKGTSNYRQNPRDVKASESTAHMFIVNPIKKSTIANLFRTHPSTEERVKRLENMH, from the coding sequence ATGAAGAACATGCTTAAAACTACAATATTACTTGCGACACTCACTGGTCTGCTGGTAATGGTTGGTTCGTACTGGGGTACAGGGGGAATGCTGGTTGCTTTTGCCTTTGCTATCCTCATGAATTTCGGTACCTACTGGTATAGTGACAAGATTGTGCTTAAAATGTACAAGGCAAAGGAAGTTACAGAAACCGAAGCTCCACAGCTGTACCGGATAGTGCATAATTTAGCTTATAATGCCGGCCTTCCAATGCCGCGAGTTTATATCGTTGAGACATCCATGCCCAATGCTTTTGCTACAGGCAGGAATCCTGAGCATGCTGCCGTGGCAGTGACTACAGGTATTATGAATATTCTGAATTCAGAGGAGATCGAAGGTGTTCTGGCTCATGAACTTGCTCATGTCAGGAATAGGGATACACTGATCAGTGCAATAGCTGCAACAATTGCAGGTGTAATCACCCTGGTTGCCACATGGGCCCAGTGGGCAGCAATATTTGGAGGACTCGGCGGACGTGACGGTGAAGGCAATAATATCATAGGCTTTCTGGCTCTTGTAATCGTTGCTCCCCTTGCAGCCACGATTATACGCCTTGCAATCTCCAGGTCCCGTGAATTTGCAGCGGATTCAGAAGGAGCTCGTATTTCCAAAAACCCCCGGGCTCTTGCAAGTGCTCTTTCTAAACTTGAAAAGGGTACAAGCAATTACAGGCAGAATCCCAGGGATGTAAAGGCATCTGAAAGTACTGCCCATATGTTCATTGTCAATCCTATAAAGAAAAGTACGATTGCCAACCTTTTCCGCACGCATCCCTCTACAGAAGAGCGTGTTAAACGTCTGGAAAATATGCATTAA
- a CDS encoding ATP-dependent DNA ligase, protein MTSFEYFANTCASIEHIPGSLEMTDVIAKLLKEVTIEELPIVTHFVMGSVFPAWSDRQMGVGNRLLYTALSKSSGVSEEEIENIIRKTGDIGETAVQALSSNPAGQSTFSAFIEEKPGMEIKEVYERFTHIADTAGKRSHGTKIKNLQYLFNSATPIEARYLARLAIEQLRIGVGEGIVRDAISKAFETDVDVVERALMLTNDLGLVAVAACNGGNEEVQKLDIQLNRPVKMMLAQVTSSIQSALNDLGEVAVEWKFDGARVQIHKEGENIHIFSRRLENVTSSLPDVVKEVQENVNADTAILEGEAVAIGKDGKPRAFQDILKRFRRKYDVEAIAKAIPLKLNLFDVLYLNGESLIDNPLRKRRELLFQNVQSSDRILVDRQVITDNEEEIQEIYADALRAGHEGIMIKKPDAPYSPGKRGKNWLKKKPLMETLDLVVIGAEWGYGRRANLIGSYALGCYDPDTGKFPAIGKVATGITDEKLAELTTLFSDLVVYEAGRKIELKPEIVFEIAFEEIQKSPNYESGYALRFPRLVNVRDDKSPEEAESLERIGEIYHSQRS, encoded by the coding sequence GTGACTTCTTTTGAATATTTTGCAAATACATGTGCGAGCATCGAACATATCCCCGGTTCACTGGAAATGACCGATGTGATTGCAAAACTCCTAAAAGAGGTCACAATTGAAGAACTTCCTATTGTGACCCACTTTGTAATGGGTTCGGTTTTCCCTGCCTGGAGTGACAGGCAGATGGGTGTAGGAAACAGGCTCCTATATACTGCTCTCTCAAAATCATCAGGGGTTTCAGAGGAGGAAATAGAAAATATCATCCGCAAAACCGGGGATATAGGGGAAACAGCAGTACAAGCCCTATCCTCCAATCCTGCCGGACAATCTACATTCTCAGCATTTATTGAAGAAAAACCCGGCATGGAGATCAAAGAAGTCTATGAGAGGTTTACCCATATTGCAGATACTGCAGGTAAACGTTCCCACGGTACCAAAATAAAAAATCTACAGTATCTTTTCAATTCGGCAACACCTATAGAGGCACGATACCTCGCCCGGCTTGCTATCGAACAGCTGCGTATCGGAGTGGGAGAAGGAATCGTCCGAGACGCGATCTCCAAAGCTTTTGAAACTGATGTGGACGTAGTCGAGCGGGCACTCATGCTGACAAACGACCTGGGGCTTGTAGCCGTTGCAGCCTGCAATGGTGGCAATGAAGAAGTACAGAAACTTGACATCCAGCTGAATCGCCCTGTCAAAATGATGCTTGCACAGGTAACATCCAGTATCCAGTCAGCCCTTAATGACCTAGGAGAAGTTGCCGTAGAATGGAAATTTGACGGGGCAAGAGTGCAGATACATAAAGAAGGAGAGAACATACACATATTTTCCCGCAGACTTGAGAATGTAACATCCTCCCTGCCCGATGTAGTAAAAGAAGTGCAGGAAAATGTGAATGCAGACACGGCTATTCTAGAAGGAGAAGCCGTGGCGATCGGAAAAGATGGCAAACCCCGGGCATTCCAGGACATACTTAAGCGGTTCAGAAGAAAATATGATGTTGAAGCAATTGCCAAAGCAATCCCTCTCAAACTAAACCTCTTTGACGTGCTCTATCTTAACGGGGAAAGTCTGATTGACAATCCTCTCAGGAAAAGAAGAGAGTTGTTGTTCCAGAATGTCCAGAGCAGTGACAGGATACTCGTAGACAGACAAGTAATCACCGATAATGAGGAAGAGATACAGGAAATCTATGCAGATGCTCTCAGGGCAGGCCATGAAGGAATAATGATTAAAAAGCCCGATGCACCTTATTCCCCTGGTAAAAGAGGCAAAAACTGGCTTAAGAAGAAACCACTCATGGAAACCCTGGATCTTGTGGTTATCGGTGCTGAGTGGGGATATGGACGTCGTGCAAACCTGATTGGTTCCTATGCCCTTGGTTGTTATGACCCGGACACCGGAAAATTCCCTGCCATTGGCAAGGTAGCCACCGGCATTACAGATGAAAAACTGGCAGAACTTACCACACTTTTTTCTGATCTTGTTGTCTATGAAGCGGGCAGAAAAATAGAATTAAAACCGGAAATTGTCTTTGAGATTGCTTTTGAAGAGATACAAAAGAGTCCCAATTATGAATCCGGATATGCCCTGCGTTTTCCCAGGCTTGTTAATGTGAGGGATGATAAATCCCCTGAAGAAGCAGAGAGCCTGGAAAGGATAGGGGAGATATATCACTCCCAGAGATCCTGA
- a CDS encoding homoserine dehydrogenase yields the protein MKMIRASIIGFGSVGQGAAQVFLQKKKEIQKKGFDLKVVAVADSRSAAIDEKGLDLEMVLNSKKENGRVGSETLSGLEIIRNVEHEVVIETTPTDIETGGVGLENMLTAFEKGMDVVTSNKGPLALKYGELAEAAQKNNAKFRFEATVGGAMPAINLIRDTIAGNSIISIEGILNGTCNYILTRMMEEHASYEQMLAESQELGIAETDPTYDVEGIDAACKLVILANYVFDMKATYHDVDVKGITSITPEALALAQSEGYVIKQIGEVKDGLIQTSPRLVPESHPLAVGGTLNVISVQTDLAGTVTSTGRGAGSIETASAILSDLISIYRED from the coding sequence ATGAAAATGATTCGTGCATCTATAATCGGTTTTGGTTCTGTAGGACAGGGAGCAGCTCAAGTATTCCTCCAGAAAAAAAAAGAGATTCAAAAAAAGGGTTTTGACCTGAAAGTTGTTGCTGTGGCAGATTCGAGAAGTGCTGCTATCGATGAGAAAGGCCTTGATCTTGAAATGGTCCTCAACAGTAAAAAGGAAAATGGACGAGTGGGATCCGAAACACTTAGTGGCCTGGAAATTATCAGGAATGTAGAACATGAAGTTGTCATTGAAACCACCCCTACCGATATTGAAACCGGAGGAGTGGGCCTTGAAAACATGTTGACAGCTTTTGAAAAAGGAATGGATGTGGTCACATCCAACAAAGGCCCCCTGGCCCTCAAATACGGGGAACTTGCAGAAGCTGCCCAAAAAAACAATGCTAAATTCAGGTTTGAGGCAACTGTCGGTGGTGCCATGCCGGCAATAAACCTGATACGTGATACTATAGCAGGCAACTCAATTATCAGTATTGAAGGAATCCTGAATGGAACCTGCAATTACATCTTAACAAGGATGATGGAAGAGCACGCATCATATGAACAGATGCTTGCAGAATCCCAGGAGTTAGGGATTGCTGAAACCGACCCAACCTATGATGTGGAAGGGATCGATGCTGCCTGTAAACTTGTAATCCTTGCAAACTATGTATTCGATATGAAAGCAACATACCATGATGTGGATGTAAAAGGTATTACCAGCATTACCCCGGAAGCACTTGCACTGGCTCAATCCGAAGGATATGTCATCAAGCAGATCGGGGAAGTAAAGGACGGATTAATCCAAACATCACCACGTCTTGTACCGGAAAGCCACCCACTTGCTGTAGGGGGAACCCTTAATGTGATTTCGGTGCAGACCGACCTGGCAGGCACGGTTACCTCAACTGGCAGGGGTGCGGGTTCTATCGAGACCGCAAGTGCGATCCTGAGCGACCTTATATCCATTTACAGGGAAGATTGA
- a CDS encoding helix-turn-helix transcriptional regulator, with product MIKKQLRIATIVLLCTLMLGYCAAAEETATVHGSLYNWYTLEPQEDVILEINTTPAQTIVASNGIYAFTLEPGSYLIKARGYENGKLTSYSEEEITIKKQGDYVIDILLYPAYEEDIEDFNDTELNNLTTSVEEDTRIVEETSDDRDNSYYLLILIIPLLIVAIYFYRHNKEKNVKNSVTSSPDISEIEQAHELEKAGEKSHTSRPKEAETKEEELPADLKEILAIIQKAGGRITQKDLRQKLNCSEAKTSLMIADLQRRGLIDKFKKGRGNILVLKD from the coding sequence GTGATTAAAAAACAACTTCGAATAGCCACGATTGTTCTTCTGTGCACGCTGATGTTGGGTTACTGTGCCGCAGCCGAAGAAACTGCAACAGTCCATGGCTCACTATATAACTGGTATACTTTAGAACCACAGGAAGATGTCATACTCGAAATAAACACAACTCCTGCACAAACCATAGTGGCAAGTAATGGGATATATGCATTCACCCTGGAACCCGGTTCATATCTTATAAAAGCCAGAGGTTATGAAAACGGCAAACTTACATCTTACTCCGAAGAAGAAATTACAATCAAAAAGCAAGGAGATTACGTAATCGACATTCTCCTTTATCCGGCATATGAAGAAGATATTGAAGACTTCAACGATACTGAATTAAACAACCTGACAACCTCTGTAGAGGAAGACACAAGAATCGTTGAAGAAACTTCTGATGACAGGGACAATTCCTACTACCTACTAATTCTCATAATTCCATTACTTATTGTTGCCATCTATTTTTATAGGCACAACAAAGAAAAGAATGTCAAAAATTCTGTTACCAGCAGTCCAGATATATCCGAAATAGAACAGGCACATGAATTGGAGAAAGCGGGTGAAAAATCTCATACTTCAAGGCCAAAAGAGGCGGAAACAAAAGAAGAGGAACTACCCGCAGACCTGAAGGAAATTCTGGCAATCATACAGAAAGCCGGAGGAAGAATCACCCAGAAAGACCTCCGGCAGAAACTTAATTGTTCAGAGGCAAAAACAAGCCTGATGATCGCAGATCTGCAGAGAAGAGGACTTATTGACAAGTTCAAAAAAGGAAGAGGAAATATACTGGTATTGAAAGATTGA
- a CDS encoding DUF488 domain-containing protein, whose protein sequence is MEDRRICYTIGYGNSIFNEFLNRLLDNSVKIVIDVRSYPQSQRLEFNAENLKMKLPENEIVYYHYPLLGGRGKRSYIEYMKSADFMKGFADLLYQIKRSADNDTKIALMCAEKNPRNCHRRHIAERLEKEGIKVMHLTETGQESLTF, encoded by the coding sequence ATGGAAGACCGGCGGATATGCTATACTATTGGTTATGGAAATAGCATTTTTAATGAATTCCTGAATAGATTACTGGACAACAGCGTAAAAATCGTTATAGATGTACGTAGTTATCCGCAATCACAGCGTCTGGAATTCAATGCAGAAAACCTGAAAATGAAACTCCCAGAGAATGAAATTGTCTATTATCACTACCCTTTGCTTGGAGGAAGGGGCAAGCGTTCTTATATAGAATATATGAAAAGTGCAGACTTCATGAAGGGGTTTGCAGACCTATTATACCAGATAAAAAGAAGTGCAGACAACGATACAAAGATCGCTCTTATGTGTGCAGAAAAAAATCCGCGCAACTGCCATCGCAGGCATATTGCAGAAAGACTTGAAAAAGAGGGGATAAAGGTGATGCACCTGACCGAAACGGGACAGGAATCACTCACCTTTTAA